From the genome of Scytonema hofmannii PCC 7110, one region includes:
- a CDS encoding CHAT domain-containing protein has translation MENFEQKRYYLVIADRKWRKMPPPTLKAVVINLGNGDLNSGFPRVTVQLWVSGYSRPQQFIGSLPAAPILAELYSNWQSIYKHLCNRMASMKDIRRRSVAQLAEVDVDDELEIELEGITNISQDSFNQVCYQLEQSINAWLHSPGFFNVARQVRSRLDSASEIHVMIETNDDLLRRLPWHCWQFFDDYPQAEPALSQPEYQREGQAQRETTKVRILAILGSSKGIDLKAEQRFLQDLQEAKTEFLVNPSYEQLNQQLRNAQGWDILFFAGHSQTEGETGRIYLNDNPNSNSLTIEQLQEALKVAITNGLKLAIFNSCDGLGLANSLEKLHIPTVIVMREPVPNRVAQEFFRHFLSAFARERLSLYRAVRYARQQLKRLEAYFPGASWLPTICQNPAVEPPIWLNIAEPLHFVLTSSQIYDLEKVLLDLIGPIAPILLQNVLAQVGNRRELIEQLRRHLSPSQQEEFQKQVNLELTQPLLKQEDRVEMLIDQYQVLDENFIRRCEQALTEAIGPIAHILIQQTLSSGEHSRATFVESLAAKLPNPQLTLAFKQQVLG, from the coding sequence TTGGAGAATTTTGAACAAAAACGCTATTACTTAGTAATAGCCGATCGCAAATGGAGAAAAATGCCTCCGCCAACGCTTAAGGCAGTCGTTATTAACTTGGGAAATGGGGATCTAAACAGTGGCTTTCCTAGAGTAACCGTTCAATTGTGGGTATCGGGCTATTCTCGACCCCAGCAATTTATTGGTAGCCTACCCGCAGCACCAATTTTGGCAGAACTCTACAGTAACTGGCAATCAATTTACAAACACCTTTGCAATCGGATGGCGAGTATGAAGGACATCCGCAGACGGTCTGTTGCCCAATTAGCAGAGGTGGATGTGGATGATGAGCTAGAAATTGAACTCGAAGGCATTACCAATATTTCACAGGATAGCTTTAATCAAGTTTGTTATCAACTAGAACAGAGCATAAATGCGTGGCTTCACTCACCAGGGTTTTTTAATGTCGCTCGCCAGGTGCGATCGCGACTGGATTCAGCATCAGAAATCCATGTCATGATTGAAACCAACGATGACTTACTGCGTCGCTTACCCTGGCATTGTTGGCAGTTTTTTGACGACTATCCCCAAGCAGAACCAGCACTGAGTCAACCCGAATACCAGCGTGAAGGACAGGCTCAGCGAGAGACAACAAAAGTCAGAATCTTGGCGATTTTAGGCAGTAGCAAAGGAATAGATTTAAAGGCGGAACAAAGATTTCTTCAAGATTTACAAGAGGCAAAAACCGAGTTTCTTGTGAACCCTTCCTATGAACAATTAAACCAGCAACTTCGGAATGCTCAAGGCTGGGATATTCTCTTTTTTGCCGGACACAGTCAAACCGAAGGCGAAACAGGCAGGATTTATCTCAACGACAATCCTAACAGTAACAGTTTAACAATTGAACAGTTGCAAGAAGCTCTTAAGGTAGCCATTACCAATGGGTTGAAACTGGCAATTTTCAATTCCTGTGATGGTTTAGGCTTAGCAAATTCTCTAGAAAAACTACATATTCCTACCGTAATTGTCATGCGAGAACCCGTACCCAACCGGGTAGCACAGGAATTTTTTAGACACTTTCTCTCGGCTTTTGCACGGGAACGTTTGTCTTTATATCGAGCCGTGCGGTACGCCCGTCAGCAATTAAAAAGGTTGGAAGCTTATTTTCCCGGTGCTTCTTGGTTACCTACCATCTGTCAAAATCCTGCTGTCGAACCTCCTATCTGGCTTAACATAGCTGAACCTTTGCATTTTGTATTGACTTCATCCCAAATTTATGATCTAGAAAAGGTTTTACTCGATCTTATTGGACCGATTGCTCCCATTCTGCTACAAAATGTGTTGGCACAGGTGGGGAATCGAAGGGAATTAATCGAGCAATTGAGGCGTCATCTGTCTCCATCTCAACAAGAGGAATTTCAGAAACAAGTCAATTTGGAGTTAACACAGCCGCTTTTAAAACAGGAAGATAGGGTAGAAATGTTAATAGACCAATATCAGGTATTGGATGAAAATTTTATCCGTCGGTGCGAGCAAGCGTTAACCGAAGCTATCGGACCAATTGCTCATATTCTCATTCAACAAACTCTTAGCTCTGGAGAACACTCTCGCGCAACTTTTGTCGAAAGCCTAGCTGCTAAACTTCCAAATCCTCAACTGACATTGGCTTTCAAACAGCAGGTGCTGGGATAA
- a CDS encoding DUF1818 family protein has protein sequence MQRVLKSGLGWRIGWNPTAPEFKGLVGTDDWAIELTEAELNDFCRLLAQLADSMQQIATELMDEEKIACEAESDLMWMEVEGYPHAYSLRLILSTGRSVEGKWDASAVPGLLQATGMLEVF, from the coding sequence ATGCAACGCGTTCTGAAAAGTGGACTGGGTTGGCGTATTGGCTGGAATCCAACCGCACCCGAATTTAAAGGCTTAGTTGGTACAGATGACTGGGCGATTGAATTAACTGAAGCTGAGTTGAATGATTTTTGTCGGTTACTCGCTCAGCTAGCAGACAGTATGCAGCAAATTGCGACTGAATTAATGGATGAGGAAAAGATTGCTTGTGAAGCCGAAAGCGATCTCATGTGGATGGAAGTTGAAGGTTATCCTCATGCCTACAGTCTGCGTCTTATTCTCAGCACGGGACGCAGTGTAGAAGGTAAATGGGATGCTTCCGCAGTTCCTGGTTTGTTGCAAGCAACTGGGATGCTCGAGGTCTTTTAG
- a CDS encoding response regulator: protein MSEIKVVVIEDHNLTRIGLRAALQTQAEMKIVGEASNATEGLQLLKTLHPDVATIDIGLPDMDGIELTRQFRHYQAQTQDYTTKLLILTMQNSDEAVLAAFAAGADSYCMKDIATDKLVEAVKTIHTGSSWIDPAIADIILQQIRHDFPDSDGGTTGKRVMINAVDPEIEKTLETYPLTEREMDVLELIVSGCDNAGIAQKLHLTIGTVKTHVRSILSKLCVADRTQAAVRALRSGLVQ, encoded by the coding sequence ATGAGTGAAATCAAGGTCGTCGTCATTGAAGACCACAACCTTACCCGGATAGGTTTACGGGCTGCTTTACAAACTCAGGCAGAAATGAAGATTGTTGGTGAGGCGTCCAATGCAACGGAAGGGCTGCAGCTTTTGAAAACCCTGCATCCAGATGTTGCTACTATCGACATTGGTCTGCCTGATATGGATGGAATTGAACTGACACGCCAGTTCAGGCACTATCAAGCTCAGACGCAAGACTATACAACAAAACTGCTGATTCTCACAATGCAAAATAGCGATGAAGCTGTTTTAGCAGCTTTTGCAGCAGGAGCAGATTCTTACTGTATGAAGGATATTGCAACTGATAAACTGGTAGAAGCAGTCAAAACAATTCATACAGGTAGTTCTTGGATTGACCCGGCAATTGCAGACATTATTTTGCAACAAATACGTCACGATTTCCCCGATAGCGACGGAGGAACAACGGGCAAACGAGTGATGATTAATGCTGTTGACCCAGAAATTGAGAAAACGCTGGAAACTTATCCACTGACTGAACGGGAAATGGATGTTTTGGAGTTGATTGTTTCTGGCTGTGACAATGCAGGAATTGCCCAAAAGCTTCACCTAACAATTGGGACTGTAAAAACCCATGTCAGAAGTATTTTGAGCAAACTCTGTGTAGCTGACCGTACTCAGGCTGCTGTCCGCGCTTTGCGTTCGGGCTTGGTACAATAA
- a CDS encoding FAD-dependent oxidoreductase: MQKILGKPISYWIDSTPENHFSPLVNTVTVDVAIVGAGIAGITAATLLKRAGKTVAVIESNRIATGVSGHTTAKVTSLHQLIYAELIEKFGEEKARIYAQSNQAALERIAAFVEEEQIDCDFSRQSAYSFTDSQDQLSKIEQEVEAALRLGLPASFVRETSLPFPIAGAIKFDNQAQFHSHKYLLHLAKGITGNGSYVFENTRVQKVEEDNPCQVITDKGTVQAQDVIITTNLPILDQGLFFAKTYPKRSYIIGARIEASKAPKGMYIGIGETYYSIRTTPYRDGLLLLVGGGGHKVGTVTNTEEKYLDLEEFARSRFGIDSFEYRWSTQDAVSFDRLPYIGKLTPFNNHIYVATGFSLWGMTKGTLSGMLLADKILGINNLWAELYDATRATPFFSVEGIKQNLDVGVHWVGDRIKGIGNSFVDVPNSEGKLVTVNGKKVAAYRDEGGEIHAVSAVCSHLGCVVAWNSAEKSWDCPCHGSRFNYNGTVLHGPTVKDLE; the protein is encoded by the coding sequence ATGCAAAAAATACTTGGAAAACCTATATCTTATTGGATAGATTCAACACCTGAGAATCACTTTTCACCACTCGTCAATACGGTAACAGTGGATGTTGCGATCGTTGGGGCGGGTATCGCTGGAATCACTGCTGCTACATTGTTAAAGCGAGCGGGAAAAACTGTTGCTGTGATTGAATCAAATCGCATAGCAACTGGTGTAAGCGGTCATACAACTGCTAAAGTTACCTCACTTCACCAATTGATTTATGCAGAGTTGATCGAGAAATTTGGTGAAGAGAAAGCCAGAATTTATGCACAGTCAAATCAAGCAGCATTAGAACGTATCGCTGCTTTTGTTGAGGAAGAACAAATAGATTGTGACTTCAGCCGTCAAAGTGCTTATTCTTTTACAGACTCTCAAGACCAACTCAGCAAAATTGAGCAAGAAGTAGAAGCCGCCCTCAGATTAGGGCTTCCTGCTTCCTTTGTCCGGGAAACTTCTTTACCTTTTCCTATTGCGGGTGCAATTAAATTTGACAACCAAGCACAGTTTCACTCACATAAATATTTACTGCACCTTGCTAAAGGCATTACGGGAAATGGTAGCTATGTATTTGAGAACACGCGAGTGCAAAAGGTTGAAGAAGATAATCCCTGTCAAGTCATCACCGATAAGGGAACTGTTCAAGCACAGGATGTTATTATCACTACAAATTTGCCAATCTTAGACCAGGGCTTGTTTTTCGCTAAAACTTATCCCAAGCGTTCTTACATTATTGGTGCGCGGATTGAGGCATCCAAAGCACCAAAAGGAATGTATATTGGTATTGGTGAAACATATTACTCGATTCGTACCACTCCCTATCGAGATGGTTTACTCCTTCTTGTTGGCGGTGGCGGTCATAAAGTAGGTACTGTTACTAACACAGAAGAAAAGTACCTCGATTTGGAAGAATTTGCACGTTCTCGCTTTGGGATTGATTCTTTTGAGTATCGTTGGTCAACCCAAGATGCTGTTTCCTTCGATCGCTTACCTTACATTGGTAAATTGACTCCATTCAACAACCATATTTATGTAGCCACTGGTTTTAGCCTTTGGGGGATGACAAAGGGAACATTATCTGGAATGCTACTTGCAGACAAGATATTAGGTATAAATAATCTTTGGGCTGAACTTTACGATGCAACCCGTGCGACTCCGTTTTTCAGTGTGGAAGGGATTAAGCAGAACCTTGATGTCGGCGTTCATTGGGTAGGCGATCGCATTAAAGGAATCGGTAATTCTTTCGTTGATGTTCCCAATAGTGAAGGAAAGCTAGTCACTGTTAATGGCAAAAAGGTAGCAGCTTACAGAGATGAAGGAGGAGAAATTCATGCAGTCTCTGCTGTGTGTTCTCATTTAGGTTGTGTTGTTGCCTGGAACAGTGCTGAGAAAAGTTGGGATTGTCCTTGTCATGGTTCCCGTTTTAATTACAACGGAACAGTGCTGCACGGACCAACGGTAAAAGATTTAGAATAA
- a CDS encoding CsbD family protein, with translation MSIENRIEATAKNIEGKIQEVVGEITGNPNDKAEGKAKQAEARVRHGVENLKDEVKKAID, from the coding sequence ATGAGTATCGAGAATAGAATAGAAGCAACTGCTAAAAATATAGAAGGTAAAATCCAAGAAGTTGTGGGTGAAATTACTGGTAACCCCAATGACAAAGCTGAAGGCAAAGCAAAGCAAGCTGAAGCTCGAGTTCGCCATGGTGTAGAAAATTTGAAAGATGAGGTTAAGAAAGCTATCGACTAA
- a CDS encoding beta strand repeat-containing protein yields MIGKHHWLQERLSFAFLVLIQCGKKNYAVTNSMIFFCLVPSTLCLLAPARAQINPDNTLGVENSRVTPNTLINGLPSDQIDGGAQRGSNLFHSFTQFNVNDGQRVFFTNPLDVKNIFTRVTGGQASNILGTLGVDGNANLFLMNPNGIVFGKNASLNVNGSFVATMANGIQFGNLGTFSATNPEAPSSLLTINPRALFFNQINPTASIQNNSIAPAGKDPTGTDTIGLRVPDGKSLLLIGGNVSMDGGKLKAYGGRVELGGLATSGNVNILFDGDNLRLGFPENVNRADVLLTNQAAINVEGAGGGNIAINARNLEVSGRSIFSAGIARGLGTPETVAGDIALNATGEIIVAGRSSIANDVFLGAKGSGGNITIDTGSFSLRDRAQLAASTFGQGNAGNVTVRAVDAVSLVDSNIFSTVEAGGIGKGGNIDINAASLSLIDNAQLQTSTRGASNTQPAGRGDAGNVNIKVSGNVNIAGQKNGRASGIFSSVDTGTVGNGGNITIDTGSFSLRDEAQLAASTSGQGNAGNVTVRAVDAVSLAGNAGILSRVNAGGVGKGGNIDINAASLSLTDGAQLLTSTRGASNTQPAGRGDAGDVNIKVTGNVNIAGQKNGLASGIRSFVATGTVGNGGNITIDTGSFSLRDRAQLAASTFGQGNAGNVTVWAVDAVSLVYSNIFSTVEAGGIGKGGNIDINAASLSLIDSAQLLTLTRGASNSQPAERGDAGNVNVKVTGNVNIAGQKNGFASGIISSVATGTVGNGGNITIDTGSFSLRDDAQLSASTSGIGNAGNVTVRAVDAVSLVDSNIFSTVEAGGIGKGGNIDINAASLSLDGAQLGTITRRASNTQPAGRGDAGNVNVKVTGNVDIAGQKNGFTSGIRSFVATGTVGNGGNITIDTGSFSLRDGAQLEASTRGQGNAGNVTVRAVDAVSLAGNAGILSTVDARGVGKGGNIDINAASLSLTDGAQLLTITRGVSNTQPAGRGDAGNVNVKVTGNVDIAGQKNGLVSGIGSLVETGTVGNGGNISIDTGSLSLRDSAQLSAATAGQGNAGNVTVRAVDAVSLVDSNIFSTVEAGGIGKGGNIDINAASLSLIDSAQLQTSTRGASNTQPAGRGDAGNVNVKVTGNVDIAGQKNGSVSGIGSFVATGTVGNGGNITIDTGSFSLRDSAQLEASTSGQGNAGDVTVRANIFEALNGGQLITTTSSNGSAGTIAVNATEKVMISGRDPNYNNRQAQLGDRTANVRANSGFFVSSSGSGITGDIEINSPNITLDNQGRLNAESASGNGGNINLNSDLLLLRRGAQITTNAGTEQKGGDGGNININSKFIVAVPQENSDVTANAFQGRGGNINVTAQGIFGIEARPKPSELTNDITASSDLGLSGTINLNSPDNSSLQNSLTQLSQNLVDSNALIASSCIVRSNQKQQNSFTITGTGGLPNRPGDLLVSNYATGSVRNVTYSNQSSSINAGIWKKGDPIIEPQGVYRTTSGQIVLSRECR; encoded by the coding sequence ATGATAGGCAAACACCATTGGCTTCAAGAAAGGCTATCATTTGCTTTTCTGGTACTCATACAGTGTGGCAAAAAAAACTATGCAGTCACAAACAGCATGATTTTCTTTTGTCTCGTGCCTTCTACCCTTTGCTTACTTGCTCCAGCCCGCGCTCAAATTAATCCCGATAACACTTTGGGTGTAGAAAACTCTCGCGTCACTCCTAACACACTCATTAACGGCTTACCCTCAGACCAAATTGATGGCGGTGCTCAACGTGGTAGCAATCTTTTTCATAGTTTTACGCAGTTTAATGTCAACGATGGGCAAAGAGTCTTTTTTACCAATCCTCTTGATGTAAAAAATATTTTTACACGAGTTACAGGTGGGCAAGCCTCAAATATTTTGGGAACTTTGGGAGTAGATGGTAATGCTAACTTGTTTTTGATGAATCCGAATGGAATTGTGTTTGGGAAAAATGCCAGTTTGAATGTGAATGGTTCATTTGTGGCGACAATGGCGAATGGGATTCAGTTTGGCAATTTAGGGACTTTTAGTGCTACAAATCCAGAAGCACCTTCGTCGTTGCTGACTATTAATCCAAGAGCGTTGTTTTTTAATCAGATTAATCCAACTGCATCTATTCAGAATAATTCAATTGCACCCGCAGGAAAAGACCCTACGGGTACTGACACAATTGGTTTACGAGTACCAGATGGTAAGAGTTTGCTACTCATTGGTGGTAATGTCAGCATGGATGGAGGGAAATTAAAAGCTTATGGTGGAAGAGTTGAGTTGGGAGGGTTAGCAACATCTGGAAATGTAAATATTCTCTTTGATGGGGATAATTTGAGGTTGGGATTTCCTGAGAATGTGAATCGTGCAGATGTATTGCTTACCAATCAAGCAGCGATAAATGTAGAAGGGGCTGGCGGCGGTAATATTGCAATCAATGCCCGAAATTTAGAGGTATCAGGAAGAAGTATCTTTTCTGCTGGTATTGCGCGAGGTTTGGGGACACCTGAAACTGTCGCTGGGGATATTGCCCTCAATGCGACAGGGGAAATTATAGTTGCTGGTAGGAGCAGTATTGCTAATGATGTCTTCTTAGGAGCAAAAGGAAGTGGGGGTAACATTACCATTGATACTGGTTCCTTCTCTTTACGAGATAGAGCTCAACTTGCAGCCTCAACTTTTGGACAAGGGAATGCGGGGAATGTGACAGTGCGGGCAGTTGATGCGGTTTCCCTTGTAGATAGTAATATATTCAGCACGGTAGAAGCAGGGGGTATAGGTAAAGGTGGCAATATCGATATCAATGCTGCTTCCTTATCACTTATTGATAATGCTCAACTGCAAACTAGTACTCGTGGTGCATCTAATACCCAACCCGCAGGACGAGGTGATGCTGGCAATGTTAATATAAAAGTGAGTGGTAATGTTAATATTGCAGGGCAGAAAAACGGTCGTGCCAGTGGGATTTTCAGCTCGGTGGATACGGGGACAGTTGGTAATGGGGGTAACATAACCATTGATACTGGTTCCTTCTCTTTACGAGATGAAGCTCAACTTGCAGCCTCAACTAGTGGACAAGGGAATGCGGGGAACGTAACAGTGCGGGCAGTTGATGCGGTTTCCCTTGCAGGTAACGCTGGCATCCTCAGCAGGGTGAATGCAGGAGGTGTGGGTAAAGGTGGCAATATCGACATCAATGCTGCTTCCTTGTCACTTACTGATGGTGCTCAACTGCTAACTAGTACTCGTGGTGCATCTAATACCCAACCCGCAGGAAGGGGTGATGCTGGCGATGTTAATATAAAAGTGACTGGCAATGTTAATATTGCAGGGCAGAAAAACGGTCTTGCCAGTGGGATTCGCAGCTTTGTAGCTACGGGGACAGTTGGTAATGGAGGTAACATCACCATTGATACTGGTTCCTTCTCTTTACGAGATAGAGCTCAACTTGCAGCCTCAACTTTTGGACAAGGGAATGCGGGGAATGTGACAGTGTGGGCAGTTGATGCGGTTTCCCTTGTATATAGTAATATATTCAGCACGGTAGAAGCAGGGGGTATAGGTAAAGGTGGCAATATCGATATCAATGCTGCTTCCTTATCACTTATTGATAGTGCTCAACTGCTAACTCTTACTCGTGGTGCATCTAATAGCCAGCCCGCAGAAAGGGGTGATGCTGGCAATGTGAATGTGAAAGTGACTGGTAATGTTAATATTGCAGGGCAGAAAAACGGTTTTGCCAGTGGGATTATTAGCTCGGTGGCTACGGGGACAGTAGGCAACGGAGGTAATATTACCATTGATACTGGTTCCTTCTCTTTACGAGATGACGCTCAACTTTCTGCCTCAACTTCTGGAATTGGGAATGCGGGGAACGTGACAGTGCGGGCAGTTGATGCGGTTTCCCTTGTAGATAGTAATATATTCAGCACGGTAGAAGCAGGGGGTATAGGTAAAGGTGGCAATATCGACATCAATGCTGCTTCCTTATCACTAGATGGTGCTCAACTGGGAACTATTACTCGTCGTGCATCTAATACCCAACCCGCAGGACGAGGTGATGCTGGCAATGTGAATGTGAAAGTGACTGGCAATGTTGATATTGCAGGGCAGAAAAACGGTTTTACCAGTGGGATTCGCAGCTTTGTAGCTACGGGGACAGTTGGTAATGGAGGTAACATCACCATTGATACTGGTTCCTTCTCTTTACGAGATGGCGCTCAACTTGAAGCCTCAACTCGTGGACAAGGGAATGCGGGGAATGTGACAGTGCGGGCAGTTGATGCGGTTTCCCTTGCAGGTAACGCTGGCATCCTCAGCACGGTGGATGCAAGGGGTGTGGGTAAAGGTGGCAATATCGACATCAATGCTGCTTCCTTATCACTTACTGATGGTGCTCAACTGCTAACTATTACTCGTGGTGTATCTAATACCCAGCCCGCAGGACGAGGTGATGCTGGCAATGTGAATGTGAAAGTGACTGGCAATGTTGATATTGCAGGGCAGAAAAACGGTCTTGTCAGTGGGATTGGCAGCTTAGTGGAAACGGGGACAGTTGGTAATGGGGGTAACATATCCATTGATACTGGTTCCTTATCATTACGAGATAGCGCTCAACTTTCTGCCGCAACTGCTGGACAAGGGAATGCGGGGAATGTGACAGTGCGGGCAGTTGATGCGGTTTCCCTTGTAGATAGTAATATATTCAGCACGGTAGAAGCAGGGGGTATAGGTAAAGGTGGCAATATCGACATCAATGCTGCTTCCTTATCACTTATTGATAGTGCTCAACTGCAAACTAGTACTCGTGGTGCATCTAATACCCAACCCGCAGGACGAGGTGATGCTGGCAATGTCAATGTGAAAGTGACTGGTAATGTTGATATTGCAGGGCAGAAAAACGGTTCTGTCAGTGGGATTGGCAGCTTTGTAGCTACGGGGACAGTTGGTAATGGGGGTAACATAACCATTGATACTGGTTCCTTCTCTTTACGAGATAGCGCTCAACTTGAAGCCTCAACTAGTGGACAAGGGAATGCAGGGGATGTGACAGTGCGGGCAAATATTTTTGAAGCACTCAACGGCGGACAACTCATCACCACTACGTCAAGCAATGGAAGTGCAGGTACGATCGCAGTCAATGCGACTGAGAAGGTAATGATTAGTGGTCGCGATCCTAATTACAACAACCGACAGGCTCAATTGGGCGATCGCACCGCTAATGTTAGGGCTAACAGTGGCTTTTTCGTTAGTTCTTCTGGTTCAGGCATCACAGGCGATATCGAAATCAACTCACCCAACATTACTTTAGACAACCAAGGCAGACTCAACGCCGAATCAGCATCCGGTAACGGTGGTAACATCAACCTCAACAGCGATTTACTCTTACTCCGTCGTGGTGCTCAAATTACCACCAACGCCGGTACTGAGCAAAAAGGTGGAGATGGTGGTAACATCAACATCAACTCAAAATTCATTGTCGCAGTTCCTCAAGAAAACAGCGATGTTACCGCTAACGCTTTCCAAGGACGCGGTGGTAATATTAACGTCACTGCTCAAGGAATCTTTGGGATCGAAGCTCGTCCCAAACCATCAGAGCTAACAAATGACATTACTGCTAGTTCAGACCTTGGTTTATCGGGTACGATTAATCTGAATTCTCCTGATAACAGTTCGCTACAAAACAGCCTTACCCAACTCTCTCAAAACTTGGTTGACTCTAATGCCCTAATTGCCAGTAGTTGCATAGTCCGAAGCAATCAAAAACAACAAAACAGTTTCACCATCACGGGTACTGGTGGTTTACCCAACCGTCCTGGCGATCTGTTAGTATCAAATTACGCAACTGGTTCTGTAAGGAATGTTACCTATAGCAATCAATCCAGTTCCATCAATGCGGGAATCTGGAAAAAAGGTGACCCAATTATCGAACCTCAAGGTGTTTATCGCACGACATCAGGGCAAATAGTTTTAAGCCGCGAATGTCGGTAG
- a CDS encoding c-type heme family protein, which produces MAIFNAHLLNAKIGAKFNSLLVLSFFVGILLSSLMLSSVLQQRAEYEISVKADLLMQTMNSLRYYTQDRVNPLLKPQLETGSTFIPEAIPTYSVREVSEYLRKNDKYHDFFYKDAALNPTNPRDQADSFETALVERFRQQPELKELSGFRSTPEGKKFYTAHPFKIEEKRCLECHSRPDIAPKSLLVTYGEHGFGWQLNQVIAAQMVYVPSEKVFDETWRAFFSVMLVIMTIFFAVILLINFLLKKVVIQRIKNIAKIANAVSTGEINANFEEKSKDEIGLLAIAFERMRSSLLIAMDLIKQQKT; this is translated from the coding sequence ATGGCTATATTCAACGCTCACTTGCTAAATGCCAAGATTGGAGCCAAGTTTAACTCTTTATTAGTTCTCTCTTTCTTCGTCGGCATCCTTCTTAGCAGCCTGATGCTATCGAGTGTTCTGCAACAGAGAGCTGAGTACGAGATTAGCGTCAAGGCTGATTTGCTCATGCAGACAATGAACTCATTGCGGTATTATACCCAAGATCGTGTCAATCCACTGCTCAAACCTCAATTAGAAACTGGTTCTACCTTTATTCCCGAGGCAATTCCAACCTATTCAGTCAGAGAGGTTTCGGAATACTTACGCAAAAATGACAAATATCACGACTTTTTCTATAAAGACGCTGCTCTCAATCCTACTAATCCTAGAGACCAAGCTGATAGTTTTGAAACTGCATTGGTAGAACGTTTTCGCCAACAACCAGAACTCAAGGAACTTTCGGGTTTTCGCTCTACACCAGAGGGGAAAAAGTTTTATACAGCTCATCCATTTAAAATAGAAGAAAAGCGCTGTCTTGAGTGCCATTCTCGTCCAGACATTGCACCAAAAAGTTTATTAGTCACCTATGGAGAACACGGGTTTGGTTGGCAACTGAATCAGGTTATTGCGGCTCAAATGGTCTATGTTCCTTCAGAAAAGGTCTTTGATGAAACTTGGCGGGCTTTCTTCTCAGTTATGCTCGTTATCATGACTATCTTTTTTGCTGTCATATTGTTGATTAATTTTTTATTAAAGAAAGTTGTTATCCAACGAATCAAAAATATTGCAAAAATAGCTAATGCTGTAAGCACGGGTGAGATAAATGCTAACTTTGAAGAAAAATCAAAAGATGAAATTGGTTTACTAGCGATCGCTTTTGAACGCATGAGATCCAGTCTGTTGATTGCCATGGATTTGATAAAGCAACAAAAAACTTAA